A single Vigna radiata var. radiata cultivar VC1973A chromosome 8, Vradiata_ver6, whole genome shotgun sequence DNA region contains:
- the LOC106772686 gene encoding prolycopene isomerase, chloroplastic isoform X1, translating to MITSPFLSLCRHSFSHTSHHFPTGAASQSSNFLPKFQSFASGNHAGSEFPSGSCSNSLRRKRVSVVCSKSILTVEEVAERGVKGKGEEFDAIVIGSGIGGLVAGTQLAVKGARVLVLEKYVIPGGSSGFYQRDGYTFDVGSSVMFGFSDKGNLNLITQALEAVGCQMQVVPDPTTVHFHLPNNLSVRVHKEYDKFIDELTSYFPHEKEGILKFYSECWKIFNALNSLELKSLEEPLYLFGQFFQKPVECLTLAYYLPQNAGAIARKYIKDPNLLSFIDAECFIVSTVNAIQTPMINASMVLCDRHFGGINYPLGGVGGIAKSLAKGLVDQGSEIVYKANVTGIIIEQGKAVGVRLADGREFFAKTIISNATRWDTFGKLLKGVPLPKEEENFQKVYVKAPSFLSIHMGVKAEILPPDTDCHHFVLESNWSRLEDPYGSIFLSIPTVLDSSLAPEGRHILHIFTTSSMEDWEGLSRVEYEAKKQLVADEIISRLENKLFPGLRSSIDFIEVGTPKTHRRYLARDKGTYGPMPRGTPKGLLGMPFNTTGIDGLYCVGDSCFPGQGVIAVAFSGVMCAHRVAADIGLEKKSPVLDSMLLRLLGWIRTMA from the exons ATGATCACTTCCCCTTTCCTCTCCCTTTGTCGACACTCCTTTTCCCACACTTCCCATCATTTCCCAACAGGGGCTGCTTCTCAAAGTTCAAACTTTCTGCCAAAGTTTCAATCTTTTGCTTCTGGAAACCATGCAGGGAGTGAATTTCCATCTGGGTCTTGCTCCAATTCTCTCAGGAGAAAAAGGGTGTCCGTGGTGTGCTCAAAGTCAATTCTGACCGTGGAAGAAGTGGCAGAGAGAGGAGTGAAGGGTAAGGGTGAAGAGTTTGATGCAATTGTTATAGGGTCTGGGATTGGAGGGTTGGTTGCAGGAACACAGTTGGCAGTGAAGGGTGCCAGAGTTTTGGTTTTAGAGAAGTATGTGATTCCTGGTGGAAGCTCTGGATTTTACCAGAGGGATGGCTATACTTTTGATGTCGGTTCTTCTGTCATGTTTGGTTTCAGTGATAAG GGTAATCTCAATTTGATAACACAAGCGTTGGAGGCAGTCGGTTGTCAGATGCAAGTGGTACCTGATCCAACAACCGTTCATTTCCATCTACCAAATAACCTTTCTGTTCGAGTGCACAAAGAATATGATAAATTCATTGATGAACTGACCAGTTACTTTCCCCATGAAAAGGAGGGTATTCTTAAATTCTACAGTGAATGCTGGAAG ATTTTCAATGCGCTGAATTCCTTGGAGTTGAAGTCACTGGAAGAGCCACTCTACCTTTTTGGACAGTTTTTTCAGAAGCCCGTGGAATGCTTGACACTAG CCTATTATTTGCCTCAAAATGCTGGAGCCATAGCTCGGAAGTACATTAAAGATCCAAACTTGTTGTCTTTCATAGACGCAGAG TGTTTTATAGTGAGCACAGTCAACGCTATACAGACACCAATGATCAATGCTAGCATG GTTCTATGTGACAGACACTTTGGTGGGATCAACTACCCTCTTGGGGGTGTTGGTGGGATTGCAAAGTCCTTAGCAAAAGGTCTTGTTGATCAGGGTAGTGAGATAGTTTACAAAGCAAATGTCACTGGTATTATAATTGAGCAGGGCAAAGCT GTAGGTGTGAGGCTTGCTGATGGGAGAGAGTTCTTTGCCAAAACCATAATATCAAATGCTACTAGATGGGATACATTTG GAAAGTTGCTGAAGGGTGTTCCACTcccaaaagaagaagagaactTCCAGAAAGTTTATGTTAAAGCTccatcttttctttcaattcacaTGGGGGTTAAAGCAGAGATTTTACCACCAGATACAGACTGTCATCATTTTGTCCTTGAG AGCAACTGGTCGAGATTGGAGGATCCATATGGAAGTATCTTTTTAAGTATACCAACTGTTCTTGATTCATCATTGGCTCCCGAAGGTCGCCATATCCTTCATATATTCACAACTTCTTCCATGGAGGACTGGGAG GGTCTCTCAAGAGTAGAATACGAGGCAAAGAAGCAGCTTGTAGCCGATGAAATCATAAGCAGATTAGAGAATAAATTGTTTCCAGGTCTTAGATCATCCATCGATTTTATCGAG GTAGGGACACCAAAGACACACCGGCGATACCTAGCTCGGGACAAGGGAACATACGGCCCAATGCCACGTGGAACACCAAAGGGGTTATTGGGAATGCCATTTAATACCACA GGCATAGATGGTCTTTATTGTGTTGGTGATAGCTGCTTCCCTGGACAAGGTGTTATTGCTGTAGCTTTCTCCGGAGTTATGTGTGCTCACCGAGTAGCTGCAGATATTG GGCTGGAGAAAAAGTCACCTGTATTGGATTCCATGCTGCTTCGGTTGCTTGGTTGGATAAGAACAATGGCATGA
- the LOC106772686 gene encoding prolycopene isomerase, chloroplastic isoform X2 — MAILLMSVLLSCLVSVIRSGNLNLITQALEAVGCQMQVVPDPTTVHFHLPNNLSVRVHKEYDKFIDELTSYFPHEKEGILKFYSECWKIFNALNSLELKSLEEPLYLFGQFFQKPVECLTLAYYLPQNAGAIARKYIKDPNLLSFIDAECFIVSTVNAIQTPMINASMVLCDRHFGGINYPLGGVGGIAKSLAKGLVDQGSEIVYKANVTGIIIEQGKAVGVRLADGREFFAKTIISNATRWDTFGKLLKGVPLPKEEENFQKVYVKAPSFLSIHMGVKAEILPPDTDCHHFVLESNWSRLEDPYGSIFLSIPTVLDSSLAPEGRHILHIFTTSSMEDWEGLSRVEYEAKKQLVADEIISRLENKLFPGLRSSIDFIEVGTPKTHRRYLARDKGTYGPMPRGTPKGLLGMPFNTTGIDGLYCVGDSCFPGQGVIAVAFSGVMCAHRVAADIGLEKKSPVLDSMLLRLLGWIRTMA, encoded by the exons ATGGCTATACTTTTGATGTCGGTTCTTCTGTCATGTTTGGTTTCAGTGATAAGGtca GGTAATCTCAATTTGATAACACAAGCGTTGGAGGCAGTCGGTTGTCAGATGCAAGTGGTACCTGATCCAACAACCGTTCATTTCCATCTACCAAATAACCTTTCTGTTCGAGTGCACAAAGAATATGATAAATTCATTGATGAACTGACCAGTTACTTTCCCCATGAAAAGGAGGGTATTCTTAAATTCTACAGTGAATGCTGGAAG ATTTTCAATGCGCTGAATTCCTTGGAGTTGAAGTCACTGGAAGAGCCACTCTACCTTTTTGGACAGTTTTTTCAGAAGCCCGTGGAATGCTTGACACTAG CCTATTATTTGCCTCAAAATGCTGGAGCCATAGCTCGGAAGTACATTAAAGATCCAAACTTGTTGTCTTTCATAGACGCAGAG TGTTTTATAGTGAGCACAGTCAACGCTATACAGACACCAATGATCAATGCTAGCATG GTTCTATGTGACAGACACTTTGGTGGGATCAACTACCCTCTTGGGGGTGTTGGTGGGATTGCAAAGTCCTTAGCAAAAGGTCTTGTTGATCAGGGTAGTGAGATAGTTTACAAAGCAAATGTCACTGGTATTATAATTGAGCAGGGCAAAGCT GTAGGTGTGAGGCTTGCTGATGGGAGAGAGTTCTTTGCCAAAACCATAATATCAAATGCTACTAGATGGGATACATTTG GAAAGTTGCTGAAGGGTGTTCCACTcccaaaagaagaagagaactTCCAGAAAGTTTATGTTAAAGCTccatcttttctttcaattcacaTGGGGGTTAAAGCAGAGATTTTACCACCAGATACAGACTGTCATCATTTTGTCCTTGAG AGCAACTGGTCGAGATTGGAGGATCCATATGGAAGTATCTTTTTAAGTATACCAACTGTTCTTGATTCATCATTGGCTCCCGAAGGTCGCCATATCCTTCATATATTCACAACTTCTTCCATGGAGGACTGGGAG GGTCTCTCAAGAGTAGAATACGAGGCAAAGAAGCAGCTTGTAGCCGATGAAATCATAAGCAGATTAGAGAATAAATTGTTTCCAGGTCTTAGATCATCCATCGATTTTATCGAG GTAGGGACACCAAAGACACACCGGCGATACCTAGCTCGGGACAAGGGAACATACGGCCCAATGCCACGTGGAACACCAAAGGGGTTATTGGGAATGCCATTTAATACCACA GGCATAGATGGTCTTTATTGTGTTGGTGATAGCTGCTTCCCTGGACAAGGTGTTATTGCTGTAGCTTTCTCCGGAGTTATGTGTGCTCACCGAGTAGCTGCAGATATTG GGCTGGAGAAAAAGTCACCTGTATTGGATTCCATGCTGCTTCGGTTGCTTGGTTGGATAAGAACAATGGCATGA